In Halorhabdus tiamatea SARL4B, a genomic segment contains:
- a CDS encoding PAS domain S-box protein has translation MNRPRTILLLAIGLGIGVWVFDAVVDAVFFYEQSFLALLVTDVPVHELYSRSLMLVAFVGFGVVAARLAETVQERERDRTLFRRLIDEATDSVYVMDPETGMITDVNETACEVLGYDRSTLVGTSVAAINPEFEDGDEFTAFLDSPTGRELEYYETRHVRADGTTFPVEISASDVTIDGRQFRIAIVRDITERKRRERRIAHYKQAVESSHDQLAAVDTELQYLFGNEAYRSFHGIETESVHGQSLDQLLTSEEFDQIEPHVREALAGDRVSFEIPRTHDSKDDRVLDVRYWPLRDEDGAIQGVGASLRDVTDHKEMIEDLRRARKRYESLFDSIRDAILVADTDRRIVDCNPAFSELFGYDLAEIEGEPTSIVYASDEEGESMDEALGQHMDDPTFVQTVRYEKQSGQVFPGETNVFYLRDREGEVTGFIGLIRDVSDRQARVTQIRTIDRVLRHNLSNALTVILGNAETIAEGETDDPRWSAERIIQTGEKLQATAAKEREITSFLAESRPVVECDAVGVVENAVADVRERYPDADLTVDLPATQPVLAVAHFDRAVEELLENALAHADTPEPSVTVTLEQIDDGVELSIADDGPGIPEMERAVLTGDHEIEPLFHGRGIGLWLVHLIVQYSDGQLSFAENDPRGSVVTVRLRTP, from the coding sequence ATGAATCGCCCACGCACGATCCTGTTACTCGCGATCGGGCTCGGGATCGGCGTTTGGGTATTCGACGCCGTCGTCGATGCGGTCTTCTTCTACGAGCAGTCGTTTCTGGCACTGCTGGTGACCGACGTCCCGGTTCACGAGCTCTACAGCCGGTCGCTGATGCTGGTCGCGTTCGTCGGCTTTGGCGTCGTCGCTGCCCGGCTGGCTGAAACGGTCCAGGAACGTGAGCGCGATCGGACGCTGTTCCGGCGGCTGATCGACGAAGCGACCGATAGCGTCTACGTCATGGATCCAGAGACGGGAATGATCACGGACGTCAACGAGACGGCCTGTGAGGTCCTCGGGTACGATCGGTCGACACTCGTCGGGACGTCCGTCGCCGCGATCAATCCCGAGTTCGAGGACGGCGACGAGTTCACGGCGTTCCTGGATTCCCCGACCGGCAGGGAGTTAGAGTACTACGAGACGCGCCACGTCCGGGCGGACGGGACGACGTTCCCGGTCGAAATCTCGGCGTCCGACGTCACGATCGACGGTCGACAGTTTCGAATCGCGATCGTCCGAGACATCACCGAGCGCAAACGACGCGAGCGCCGGATCGCCCACTACAAGCAGGCCGTCGAGAGTTCACACGATCAACTCGCGGCAGTCGATACGGAGTTACAGTACCTCTTTGGGAACGAGGCCTATCGGTCGTTTCACGGAATCGAAACCGAGAGCGTTCACGGACAGTCCCTCGATCAGTTACTCACCAGCGAGGAGTTCGATCAGATCGAGCCTCACGTCCGGGAGGCACTCGCGGGCGATCGGGTGTCCTTCGAGATACCCCGGACCCACGACTCGAAGGACGACCGCGTACTCGACGTTCGCTACTGGCCGCTGCGTGACGAAGACGGGGCGATCCAGGGCGTCGGAGCCTCGCTGCGGGACGTCACAGATCACAAAGAGATGATCGAGGATCTCCGGCGGGCCCGCAAGCGCTACGAATCGCTGTTCGACAGCATCAGAGACGCCATTCTCGTCGCCGACACCGACCGCCGGATCGTCGACTGCAACCCGGCGTTTTCCGAGCTGTTCGGCTACGACCTCGCTGAGATCGAAGGGGAGCCGACCAGTATCGTCTACGCGAGCGACGAGGAGGGCGAGTCGATGGACGAGGCACTGGGCCAGCACATGGACGACCCGACGTTCGTCCAGACGGTCCGCTACGAGAAACAGTCCGGCCAGGTGTTCCCCGGCGAGACGAACGTCTTCTACCTCCGGGACCGGGAGGGCGAGGTCACGGGCTTCATCGGACTCATCAGGGACGTCTCCGACCGGCAGGCTCGCGTCACCCAGATCCGGACGATCGATCGGGTTCTCAGACACAACCTCAGCAATGCCCTGACGGTCATCCTGGGCAACGCGGAGACGATCGCCGAGGGAGAGACTGACGACCCCCGATGGAGTGCAGAACGTATCATCCAGACGGGCGAGAAACTCCAGGCCACAGCGGCCAAGGAACGGGAGATCACGAGCTTCCTCGCGGAGTCTCGACCCGTCGTCGAGTGCGACGCCGTCGGAGTCGTCGAGAACGCAGTCGCGGACGTGCGCGAGCGGTATCCCGACGCCGACCTGACAGTCGATCTGCCGGCGACCCAGCCCGTCCTCGCGGTCGCACACTTCGACCGGGCGGTCGAAGAGCTACTCGAGAACGCCCTGGCACACGCAGACACGCCCGAGCCGTCGGTGACGGTTACCCTCGAGCAGATCGACGACGGCGTCGAGCTCAGTATCGCCGACGACGGGCCGGGAATCCCCGAGATGGAACGGGCCGTCCTGACCGGCGACCACGAGATCGAACCCCTCTTTCACGGTCGCGGCATCGGGCTGTGGCTGGTCCACCTCATCGTCCAGTACTCCGACGGACAGCTGTCCTTCGCCGAGAACGACCCACGCGGGAGTGTCGTCACCGTTCGACTTCGGACGCCGTAG
- the thiE gene encoding thiamine phosphate synthase, whose amino-acid sequence MTDWDVYLVTQSSLSGERSTPEVVQRAIDGGVDVVQLREKDVAARERYEIGQEVRELTREAGVPLIVNDRLDLALALDADGVHLGETDLPVAVARDLLGEAAIVGRSVSFVEDARAAERAGVDYLGVGAIYATGSKDDIDDDEYAIGTDRLADIVAAVDIPVVGIGGVTSENAARVIEAGADGVAVITEITGADDPAAATRTLARVVAEAR is encoded by the coding sequence ATGACCGACTGGGACGTCTATCTCGTCACGCAATCGTCGCTCTCGGGCGAGCGCTCGACGCCCGAGGTCGTCCAGCGGGCGATCGACGGCGGCGTCGACGTCGTCCAGCTCCGCGAAAAGGACGTCGCCGCACGCGAGCGATACGAGATCGGCCAGGAAGTCCGCGAACTGACCCGCGAGGCCGGCGTGCCCCTGATCGTCAACGACCGCCTCGACCTCGCGCTCGCGCTCGACGCCGACGGCGTCCACCTCGGCGAGACGGACCTGCCGGTGGCGGTCGCCCGCGACCTCCTCGGCGAGGCGGCGATCGTCGGCCGGTCGGTGTCGTTCGTCGAAGACGCACGCGCCGCCGAGAGAGCCGGTGTGGACTACCTCGGCGTCGGCGCGATCTACGCCACCGGCTCGAAGGACGATATCGACGACGACGAGTACGCCATCGGGACCGACCGACTCGCCGATATCGTCGCAGCCGTCGACATTCCCGTCGTCGGAATCGGCGGCGTCACGAGCGAGAACGCCGCCAGGGTGATCGAGGCGGGCGCGGACGGCGTCGCCGTGATCACCGAGATCACGGGCGCTGACGACCCGGCGGCCGCGACCCGAACGCTGGCCCGCGTCGTCGCCGAGGCGCGGTGA
- a CDS encoding heavy metal translocating P-type ATPase — protein MSDDESRRDADEAMEGTAGTGDGRQIQLAVPEMDCPSCASKVDGSLERVDGVTEVSLSPTKGVATVTFDPARTSEADVIAAIEGAGYEVLDSDDDGDSDDAGGETTAPDIAPPTEIWTNSRAIKTWIGAVLLTLGLAVEFVLTGGNVEIATVLDYPIAVADGLFLVAIAVSGAPVVRSGIYSARARSLDIDLLMGVAILAATGIGYFVEAATLAVLFSIAELLEDYAMDRARDSLRELMELSPDEATVRREAAATDGSEASERASGETASRNGDEVTVPADDVEIGETVLVRPGEKIPLDGVVVEGESAVDESPITGESVPVEKSEGEEVFAGSITAEGYLEVEVTSTAGDSTLSRIIELVQDAETNRTDKEQFVDRFAGYYTPAVVVLAILTAAVPPLLIAGSATLGVAGYEIVLPGDWRTWFVRGLTLLVIACPCAFVISTPVSVVSGITSAAKNGVLIKGGNHLEAMGEVDAVALDKTGTLTKGELAVTDVVSFGDRETADVLRHAAALERRSEHPIAAAILDRADRAGIEAVPEPTNFETLTGKGVSAAFDGETVYAGAPGLFRDLGVEIDGVGDAASRTDGGSLTARSVDSSVGETIAAFEQAGKTIVLVGTEAAIWGALAVADEVRPGARRAVERLHDLGVEDVVMLTGDNEGTARAIAAETGVDDYRAELLPEQKVDAVEALQATHGEVAMVGDGINDAPALASADVSVAMGAAGTDTALETADIALLGDDIGKLPYLYSLSNRAVGVIRQNIWASLGVKALLAVGVPLGYVSVAVAVVVGDMGMSLGVTGNAMRLARIEPDRLDDSTASEVER, from the coding sequence ATGAGCGACGACGAGTCGAGACGGGACGCTGACGAGGCGATGGAGGGGACGGCTGGAACCGGAGACGGCCGGCAGATACAGCTTGCCGTCCCCGAGATGGACTGCCCGTCGTGTGCGAGCAAGGTCGACGGCAGCCTGGAACGCGTCGACGGTGTCACCGAGGTGTCGCTGTCGCCGACCAAGGGCGTCGCGACGGTCACCTTCGATCCGGCACGGACGAGCGAGGCCGACGTGATCGCCGCCATCGAGGGGGCGGGCTACGAGGTGCTCGACAGCGACGACGATGGCGACAGCGACGATGCCGGCGGTGAAACTACTGCGCCGGACATCGCGCCGCCGACGGAGATCTGGACCAACTCGCGCGCGATCAAGACCTGGATCGGCGCGGTCTTGCTGACGCTCGGGCTGGCCGTCGAGTTCGTGCTCACCGGCGGGAACGTCGAGATCGCCACTGTCCTCGACTATCCGATCGCCGTCGCGGACGGGCTGTTTCTGGTGGCGATCGCCGTCAGCGGCGCGCCGGTCGTCCGGAGCGGGATCTACTCGGCGCGGGCGCGGAGTCTGGACATCGACCTGCTGATGGGCGTTGCCATCCTCGCGGCGACGGGGATCGGCTATTTCGTCGAGGCCGCGACCCTGGCCGTGCTGTTCTCCATCGCCGAACTGCTGGAGGACTACGCGATGGACCGGGCGCGGGATTCCCTGCGGGAACTGATGGAGTTGTCCCCAGACGAGGCAACAGTTCGGCGGGAGGCCGCAGCGACCGACGGGAGTGAGGCCTCCGAACGAGCGAGCGGTGAAACCGCGAGCCGGAACGGGGACGAAGTGACTGTTCCGGCTGACGACGTCGAGATCGGCGAGACCGTCCTCGTCAGGCCCGGCGAGAAGATTCCCCTGGACGGTGTGGTCGTCGAGGGCGAGAGCGCGGTCGACGAGTCGCCGATCACCGGCGAGAGCGTGCCCGTCGAGAAGAGCGAGGGCGAGGAGGTCTTCGCCGGCTCGATCACCGCCGAGGGCTACCTGGAGGTCGAAGTCACCTCGACGGCGGGCGACTCGACGCTCTCGCGGATCATCGAACTCGTCCAGGACGCCGAGACGAACCGCACCGACAAAGAGCAGTTCGTCGACCGCTTTGCGGGCTACTACACGCCTGCTGTCGTCGTCCTGGCGATCCTGACCGCCGCCGTGCCGCCACTCCTGATCGCCGGGAGCGCGACGCTCGGCGTCGCCGGCTACGAGATCGTCCTGCCCGGGGACTGGCGAACGTGGTTCGTCCGCGGGTTGACGCTGCTGGTGATCGCCTGCCCGTGTGCGTTCGTGATCTCGACGCCCGTCTCGGTCGTCTCGGGGATCACCAGCGCCGCGAAGAACGGCGTCCTGATCAAGGGCGGCAACCACCTCGAGGCGATGGGCGAGGTCGACGCCGTCGCCCTGGACAAGACCGGGACGCTCACGAAGGGTGAACTCGCGGTCACGGACGTCGTCTCGTTCGGCGATCGCGAGACTGCAGACGTCCTTCGACACGCTGCCGCGCTGGAACGCCGCAGCGAGCACCCGATCGCGGCGGCGATCCTCGACCGTGCGGATCGCGCGGGGATCGAGGCGGTCCCTGAACCGACGAACTTCGAGACGCTCACGGGCAAGGGCGTCAGCGCGGCGTTCGACGGCGAGACGGTCTACGCCGGAGCCCCCGGCCTCTTTCGGGATCTCGGCGTCGAGATCGACGGCGTCGGCGACGCCGCGTCTCGCACGGACGGCGGATCGCTCACGGCCCGGTCGGTGGACTCGTCGGTGGGGGAGACGATCGCCGCCTTCGAACAGGCGGGCAAGACGATCGTCCTCGTGGGGACGGAGGCGGCGATCTGGGGTGCCCTCGCGGTCGCCGACGAGGTCCGTCCCGGTGCCCGGAGAGCAGTCGAGCGCCTTCACGACCTCGGCGTCGAAGACGTCGTGATGCTGACCGGCGACAACGAGGGGACGGCCCGGGCGATCGCCGCCGAGACCGGCGTCGACGACTACCGTGCGGAACTCCTTCCCGAGCAGAAAGTCGACGCCGTCGAGGCCTTACAGGCCACTCACGGCGAGGTCGCGATGGTCGGCGACGGTATCAACGACGCGCCGGCGCTGGCGAGCGCCGACGTGAGCGTCGCGATGGGTGCCGCCGGGACCGACACGGCCCTGGAGACGGCGGACATCGCACTCCTCGGCGACGACATCGGGAAACTGCCGTATCTCTATTCGCTGTCGAACCGGGCCGTCGGCGTGATCAGACAGAACATCTGGGCTAGCCTCGGGGTGAAGGCCCTGCTCGCGGTCGGCGTCCCGCTGGGGTACGTCAGCGTCGCGGTCGCCGTCGTGGTCGGCGATATGGGCATGAGCTTGGGCGTGACGGGCAACGCGATGCGGCTGGCCCGGATCGAGCCGGACCGTCTCGACGACTCTACGGCGTCCGAAGTCGAACGGTGA
- a CDS encoding FG-GAP repeat protein → MNQRRRQFLTGIGVFGIGVLAGCGSDSGSNPGTDTPSATPSNASSGGTPTRTPSTTLTPGNAPTPSPTATDTSTPVSPTTETNKLAAGDGGEHDSFGDSVAVSGDGSTAIIGAESEGEPNGREAGAAYVFSRDGDSWTQEAKLAAGDGNKHHFFGDSVAVSADGSRALIGAWGYSDSNGDDVGSAYVFRRKNGSWLQETKLAASDGDGSDLFGAAVGIAGDGTTAIIGARKDQNPHGEGSGSAYVFSRDGESWTEDAKVMAGDGDEGDQFGHSVSMSRDGSSALVGAHFDADPHGTNAGSAYVFRRADGSWTQAAKLVADDGDSWDNFGRAVSLSGDGATAIVGSSYDEDPIGEGAGSAYAFRRVDGTWTQEAKLTAPDGNPEDEFATSVALSADGSSVIIGTPNDDTPNAENTGSAYAFTNENGSWALQARFAAGDGDEVDGLGRSVAVSNDGSTALLGAPADDDPNGEWAGSAYVF, encoded by the coding sequence ATGAATCAGCGTCGACGGCAGTTTCTGACGGGAATCGGCGTATTCGGGATCGGGGTTCTGGCGGGCTGTGGTTCTGACTCCGGCAGCAACCCGGGGACAGACACCCCTTCGGCGACTCCATCGAACGCCTCCTCGGGCGGGACGCCAACACGCACCCCTTCGACGACGCTCACACCGGGCAATGCTCCAACGCCGAGTCCCACGGCGACAGACACATCGACGCCTGTGTCACCGACGACTGAAACCAACAAGCTCGCCGCCGGTGATGGCGGCGAGCATGATTCATTCGGTGATTCAGTGGCGGTGTCAGGGGACGGCTCCACCGCCATCATCGGGGCCGAGAGTGAGGGGGAGCCGAACGGGCGCGAAGCGGGCGCGGCCTACGTGTTTTCGCGGGACGGTGACTCCTGGACGCAGGAAGCGAAACTCGCGGCCGGTGACGGCAACAAACACCACTTCTTCGGCGATTCAGTCGCCGTCTCGGCTGACGGGTCAAGGGCCCTCATCGGCGCTTGGGGGTACAGTGATTCGAACGGTGACGATGTGGGTTCGGCGTACGTCTTTCGACGGAAAAACGGCTCGTGGCTCCAGGAAACGAAACTCGCGGCCAGTGACGGTGATGGCTCGGATCTCTTTGGCGCTGCCGTCGGAATAGCCGGTGACGGGACGACAGCCATCATCGGGGCACGAAAGGACCAGAACCCACACGGCGAGGGATCGGGCTCCGCATATGTGTTTTCCCGAGACGGCGAGTCCTGGACGGAAGACGCGAAAGTAATGGCCGGTGATGGCGACGAAGGCGATCAATTCGGACACTCAGTATCGATGTCACGCGATGGGTCGAGCGCCCTCGTGGGCGCACATTTCGATGCGGATCCACACGGGACAAACGCGGGCTCGGCGTACGTCTTCCGACGGGCAGACGGCTCCTGGACCCAGGCGGCGAAACTCGTCGCCGACGATGGCGATTCGTGGGATAATTTCGGCAGGGCAGTGTCACTGAGCGGTGATGGCGCAACTGCCATCGTCGGATCCAGTTACGACGAGGATCCCATCGGCGAGGGCGCAGGCTCGGCGTACGCCTTCCGCAGGGTGGACGGCACGTGGACACAGGAAGCGAAACTCACCGCGCCTGATGGCAATCCCGAGGACGAGTTCGCCACGTCAGTCGCCCTCTCGGCTGACGGCTCGAGTGTCATCATCGGGACTCCCAATGACGACACACCGAACGCGGAAAACACGGGTTCTGCGTACGCATTCACGAACGAAAACGGATCCTGGGCCCTGCAGGCGAGATTCGCGGCTGGTGACGGCGATGAAGTCGATGGACTCGGGCGGTCAGTCGCGGTGTCGAACGACGGCTCGACCGCGCTGCTCGGGGCTCCCGCCGACGATGACCCGAACGGCGAGTGGGCGGGCTCGGCATACGTTTTCTGA